A stretch of the Photobacterium toruni genome encodes the following:
- a CDS encoding CDP-glycerol--glycerophosphate glycerophosphotransferase, whose amino-acid sequence MYIAQNYSFAILRPLQQAILKQGGQVCWFFEGDDVDGRFLHENEQRLTSVAEVKAWQPNAVFVPGNVVPRCIPGLKVGVFHGFNAGKLNRRGREDHFEIRGCFDLYCTQGPDTTARFAQLAQQYGFFKVKQTGWPMLDPLFTKPESNPYCTIDDPRPTVLMCSTFSRNLTCAPHLYDTIKALVATGKWRWLVQFHPKMASETVAKYKALQGPNLTFVETDNVIPVLQAADVMLCDTSSILLMFLLQGKPVVTFNNQHPLPHLLNVTTTNEVEPALSEALTCPTDLMANIQHYCQQIHPYQDGYSSERVLAATNALLDNGLLELKSKPLNIVREFKMRKKLGYWGL is encoded by the coding sequence ATGTATATCGCTCAAAATTATTCATTTGCTATTTTACGACCTTTACAACAAGCGATCTTAAAACAAGGTGGGCAAGTGTGTTGGTTTTTTGAGGGGGATGATGTCGATGGTCGTTTTTTACATGAGAATGAGCAACGATTAACCTCTGTTGCTGAAGTTAAAGCTTGGCAGCCTAATGCTGTTTTTGTACCGGGAAATGTTGTTCCACGTTGTATTCCTGGTTTGAAAGTTGGTGTTTTTCACGGTTTTAATGCTGGAAAATTAAATCGTCGTGGCCGAGAGGACCATTTTGAAATTCGTGGCTGCTTTGATTTATATTGTACTCAGGGGCCAGATACCACGGCAAGGTTTGCGCAATTGGCTCAGCAATATGGTTTCTTTAAAGTAAAGCAAACAGGTTGGCCTATGCTTGATCCATTATTTACCAAACCTGAATCGAACCCATATTGTACGATAGATGATCCTCGACCAACGGTGTTGATGTGTTCGACATTTTCACGCAATTTGACATGTGCACCTCATTTATATGACACAATCAAGGCATTGGTTGCTACTGGTAAATGGCGCTGGTTAGTGCAGTTTCACCCCAAGATGGCATCTGAAACGGTAGCAAAATATAAAGCGTTGCAAGGGCCAAATTTAACATTTGTAGAAACAGATAACGTGATCCCTGTGTTGCAGGCGGCTGATGTTATGTTATGTGATACCTCATCGATTTTGTTAATGTTTTTACTACAAGGGAAGCCCGTTGTTACCTTTAATAATCAACATCCGCTACCCCATTTGTTGAATGTTACTACCACTAATGAAGTGGAACCAGCGCTCAGTGAGGCATTGACTTGTCCTACGGATTTAATGGCTAATATTCAACACTATTGTCAGCAAATTCACCCTTATCAAGATGGGTATTCAAGCGAGCGGGTTTTAGCTGCAACGAATGCATTGCTTGATAATGGCTTACTCGAACTTAAATCTAAACCGCTTAATATCGTACGTGAGTTTAAAATGCGAAAGAAGCTTGGTTATTGGGGATTATAA
- a CDS encoding capsular polysaccharide synthesis protein, which translates to MASWHRELKENLRIIKCRFKRRKVLTPTENNAAVSALKSLSVSETVGGENKVIWMFWDSGLESAPDVVKLSHASWVIQNPDYQVILLDNKTIQSQLGFDFFAVFKAMTVDLGAAGKSDLLRLYLLNRFGGIWADATTFCKQSLTTWLDISTTGFFCFREKQSDDRQLVSWFLAAHKGNAIIQDLLQASLSYLTKPRQVVLDIRGLTSTRLLAKNTDLISVTGSGNLLLALLETKYCTPYFWMFYLFNETVKQPQHQAIWQQIMLQNNQYAELDDDFGVFRESVVAKQTYREKYTTQALYQQRYQYMLNLNTENKELVDGK; encoded by the coding sequence ATGGCGTCATGGCATCGCGAATTAAAAGAAAATTTACGTATTATAAAATGTCGTTTTAAGCGTCGAAAAGTATTAACACCTACAGAAAACAATGCTGCTGTATCTGCTTTGAAATCGTTATCAGTATCAGAAACGGTAGGTGGAGAGAATAAAGTTATATGGATGTTTTGGGATTCAGGCTTAGAGTCAGCACCTGATGTTGTCAAGTTGAGTCACGCCTCTTGGGTTATCCAAAATCCGGATTATCAGGTTATTTTACTTGATAATAAGACGATTCAATCTCAACTTGGGTTTGATTTTTTTGCGGTATTTAAAGCGATGACGGTTGATCTTGGTGCTGCAGGTAAGAGTGATTTATTGCGGTTGTATTTATTAAATCGGTTTGGTGGCATATGGGCTGATGCCACTACTTTTTGCAAACAGTCATTAACGACATGGTTAGATATATCGACCACGGGATTTTTCTGTTTTAGAGAGAAGCAATCTGATGATCGACAGTTAGTGTCTTGGTTTTTGGCTGCTCATAAAGGCAATGCAATCATTCAAGATTTATTACAGGCAAGCTTGAGTTATTTAACTAAGCCTCGTCAGGTAGTACTTGATATAAGAGGGCTAACCTCAACCAGATTATTAGCTAAAAATACCGATTTAATAAGTGTTACTGGTAGTGGTAATTTACTGCTCGCATTACTTGAGACTAAATATTGTACGCCTTATTTTTGGATGTTTTATTTGTTTAATGAAACCGTAAAACAACCGCAACACCAAGCGATTTGGCAACAAATTATGTTACAAAATAATCAATATGCCGAACTCGATGATGATTTTGGTGTTTTTCGTGAAAGTGTCGTTGCTAAGCAAACTTACCGAGAAAAATATACAACACAGGCATTATAC